The Pogona vitticeps strain Pit_001003342236 chromosome 6, PviZW2.1, whole genome shotgun sequence genome contains a region encoding:
- the LOC110086464 gene encoding serine/threonine-protein kinase SBK2: MKLASTEISKRLEEMILLTAQNLPQVEVAKSYTILRELGSGSFGHVLMAIHQCKGTPMALKFVRKKDTELQDFLNEYCIALTLGAHPCIANALGIAFQTPKHYVFAQELALANDLFSLMVPEVGVPELRVKRCALQLASALDYMESKGLVHRDVKPENVLLCDPECRHIKLTDFGLSCPRGQAIEALPESLPYTAPEWCALGPKARIEAQPSLDTWGLGVMLFCVLTGYFPWLTAASSDRYYSSFICWQRSPRFAPRPPHWERFTPQALEMLQGLLKPNPAHRSPAKEVINYVKSPWLLPEVKSCIRPSTSRRC, encoded by the exons ATGAAGCTAGCATCTACTGAGATTTCAAAGCGACTGGAAGAGATGATCCTACTGACAGCTCAGAACCTGCCTCAAGTGGAGGTAGCTAAGAGTTACACCATCCTTCGAGAGCTGGGCAGTGGTTCCTTTGGACATGTTTTGATGGCAATCCACCAGTGCAAAG GAACGCCCATGGCACTGAAATTTGTACGTAAGAAAGACACAGAACTGCAGGATTTCCTGAACGAATACTGCATTGCATTGACATTGGGAGCCCATCCTTGCATTGCCAATGCCCTTGGTATTGCTTTCCAAACTCCCAAACACTACGTCTTTGCGCAAGAGCTGGCATTGGCCAATGACCTCTTCTCTCTCATGGTACCAGAG GTTGGTGTACCTGAGCTGCGGGTAAAACGCTGTGCCCTTCAGCTTGCTAGTGCCCTAGACTACATGGAAAGCAAAGGGTTGGTTCATCGTGATGTCAAGCCCGAGAATGTGCTGCTGTGTGACCCTGAGTGCCGTCACATCAAGCTGACTGATTTTGGACTAAGCTGCCCACGAGGACAGGCCATTGAGGCCTTACCAGAGAGCCTGCCCTACACAGCACCTGAGTGGTGTGCCCTGGGCCCTAAAGCCCGCATTGAGGCCCAACCCAGCCTTGACACTTGGGGTCTTGGAGTAATGCTGTTCTGCGTATTAACTGGCTATTTCCCCTGGCTCACGGCGGCATCTTCCGATCGGTACTATAGCAGCTTCATCTGCTGGCAACGCAGTCCGCGCTTTGCCCCGCGCCCACCGCACTGGGAGCGTTTCACTCCTCAAGCTCTAGAGATGTTGCAGGGGCTGTTGAAGCCCAACCCAGCTCACCGCAGCCCAGCCAAGGAGGTGATAAATTATGTCAAATCACCTTGGCTGCTGCCGGAGGTCAAGAGCTGCATTAGGCCAAGCACTAGTCGACGGTGCTAA